The Fervidibacillus albus genome contains a region encoding:
- a CDS encoding HTTM domain-containing protein, translating to MKKFLHLGRMTIFERGITKMKNNKLNNLYDKLTVYNHLIGASILRILFGIIILYNYIINYSMRHFLWYDTGIISDEIYNSTNKVFFSFYGLNSSLLYFELLYHFSIFIAFLFTIGFGGKIIHLLNYMLFLSLISRNPLITDGGDNILVLCLLYMIFMNTTEHFSIKFKLNKVIRIPQIPNKVKAIIHNYSIIFVVLQICVMYFLSAIFQVMGEKWNNGTALYYILQVDTFSKPFWEDILTSNIFFIVMITYMSIIIKLAFPFLLINKFTKYIAVTMMVGFHLGIALAMGLITFSATMIAIESILFSDYEYKKVYNFIKKRKLYQKFFKQSLKNKQMEVNTLQKEWM from the coding sequence ATGAAAAAGTTTCTTCATTTAGGTCGAATGACTATTTTTGAAAGAGGGATTACAAAGATGAAAAATAATAAATTAAATAATTTATATGATAAATTAACTGTTTATAATCATTTAATAGGTGCAAGTATATTAAGAATTTTATTTGGAATAATAATTCTATATAACTATATAATTAACTATAGTATGCGTCATTTCCTTTGGTATGATACAGGTATTATTAGTGATGAAATTTACAATTCTACTAATAAAGTATTTTTCTCTTTTTATGGTTTGAACAGTTCCCTACTTTATTTTGAGTTATTGTATCACTTCAGTATTTTTATAGCCTTTTTATTTACAATAGGATTCGGTGGGAAAATTATTCATTTACTAAATTATATGCTGTTTTTATCTCTCATTAGTAGAAATCCTTTAATTACTGACGGTGGAGATAATATATTGGTTTTATGCTTGTTGTACATGATTTTCATGAATACAACTGAACATTTTTCAATCAAATTTAAATTAAATAAAGTAATAAGGATTCCCCAAATCCCGAATAAAGTTAAAGCAATTATTCATAACTATTCGATTATATTTGTTGTTCTTCAAATTTGTGTGATGTATTTTTTATCCGCCATTTTTCAAGTGATGGGAGAAAAATGGAATAATGGAACAGCATTGTATTATATACTTCAGGTTGATACTTTTTCCAAGCCCTTTTGGGAAGATATATTAACAAGTAATATTTTTTTTATTGTAATGATAACATATATGTCAATAATAATAAAATTAGCCTTTCCATTTTTATTAATTAATAAATTCACGAAATATATTGCAGTAACTATGATGGTAGGATTTCATCTTGGAATTGCACTTGCAATGGGGCTAATTACTTTCTCAGCAACGATGATTGCCATTGAATCCATTTTATTTTCTGATTATGAGTACAAAAAAGTCTACAATTTTATCAAGAAAAGAAAACTATATCAGAAATTTTTTAAACAGAGTTTAAAAAATAAACAAATGGAAGTAAACACTTTACAAAAGGAATGGATGTAA